Proteins from a genomic interval of Xanthomonas sp. AM6:
- a CDS encoding MFS transporter yields MSAVSRAKPALSFWQIWNMCFGFLGIQFGFALQNANASRIFQTLGADMEQVPGLWIAAPLTGLIVQPIVGHLSDRTWNRFGRRRPYFMVGALFTTLALLAMPNSPALWVAAGTLWILDASINISMEPFRAFVGDQLPQRQRASGYAMQSFFIGVGAVVASMLPWLLAQWGVSNTAAPGQVPATVRYAFYLGGAVLFLSIGWTVLRTREYPPEALQAFDDAPAAVDSAGTVLRRSDGAAVLWLAIGLAGAAAIAWSGGDRMLYVLAGLFAGYGLLRWLAPRLRPGHMLAAIMRDVQAMPQAMRRLAWVQFFSWFALFAMWIYTTAAVTQTHYGATDTASAAYNDGANWVGVLFGAYNGFAALAAIAIPLLVRAFGLRVSHLLNLCLGAAGLLSFLWIRDPHWLLLSMLGVGFAWASILSLPYALLSDSVPAAKMGVYMGIFNFFIVIPQLVAVSVLGFVLTHWLGGRPLYALGIGGASLLVAALCVLRVPAEQGARQ; encoded by the coding sequence ATGAGCGCCGTATCGCGCGCCAAGCCGGCGCTGTCGTTCTGGCAGATCTGGAACATGTGCTTCGGTTTCCTCGGCATCCAGTTCGGCTTCGCGCTGCAGAACGCCAATGCCAGCCGCATCTTCCAGACCCTGGGCGCGGACATGGAGCAGGTGCCGGGCCTGTGGATCGCCGCGCCGCTGACCGGGCTGATCGTGCAGCCGATCGTCGGCCATCTGTCCGACCGCACCTGGAACCGCTTCGGCCGGCGTCGCCCGTATTTCATGGTCGGCGCGCTGTTCACCACGCTGGCGTTGCTGGCGATGCCGAACTCGCCGGCGCTGTGGGTGGCCGCCGGCACGCTGTGGATCCTGGATGCCTCGATCAACATCTCGATGGAGCCGTTCCGCGCCTTCGTCGGCGACCAGTTGCCGCAGCGCCAGCGCGCCAGCGGCTATGCGATGCAGAGTTTCTTCATCGGCGTGGGCGCGGTCGTGGCGAGCATGCTGCCGTGGCTGCTGGCGCAGTGGGGGGTGAGCAACACCGCCGCGCCGGGCCAGGTGCCGGCCACGGTGCGCTACGCGTTCTACCTGGGCGGCGCGGTGCTGTTCCTGTCGATCGGCTGGACCGTGCTGCGCACCCGCGAGTATCCGCCCGAGGCGCTGCAGGCTTTCGACGACGCGCCGGCGGCGGTGGATTCCGCAGGGACGGTCCTGCGCCGGTCGGACGGCGCCGCGGTGCTGTGGCTGGCGATCGGCCTTGCCGGCGCGGCGGCGATCGCCTGGAGCGGCGGCGACCGCATGCTGTACGTGCTGGCCGGCCTGTTCGCCGGCTATGGGCTGTTGCGATGGCTGGCGCCGCGGCTGCGGCCCGGGCACATGCTGGCGGCGATCATGCGCGACGTGCAGGCGATGCCGCAGGCGATGCGGCGCCTGGCCTGGGTGCAGTTCTTCTCCTGGTTCGCGCTGTTCGCGATGTGGATCTACACCACCGCGGCGGTGACGCAGACGCATTACGGCGCCACCGACACCGCTTCGGCGGCGTACAACGACGGCGCCAACTGGGTGGGCGTGTTGTTCGGCGCGTACAACGGCTTCGCGGCGCTGGCGGCGATCGCCATTCCGCTGCTGGTGCGCGCGTTCGGCCTGCGCGTCAGCCACCTGCTCAACCTGTGCCTGGGCGCGGCCGGCCTGCTGTCGTTCCTGTGGATCCGCGACCCGCACTGGCTGCTGCTGTCGATGCTCGGCGTCGGCTTCGCCTGGGCCTCGATCCTGTCGCTGCCGTACGCCTTGCTGTCCGACAGCGTGCCGGCGGCGAAGATGGGCGTGTACATGGGCATCTTCAATTTCTTCATCGTGATCCCGCAGCTGGTCGCGGTCAGCGTGCTGGGTTTCGTGCTCACGCACTGGCTCGGCGGCCGGCCGCTGTACGCGCTGGGCATCGGCGGCGCCAGCCTGCTGGTGGCGGCGCTGTGCGTGCTGCGGGTTCCCGCCGAACAGGGAGCAAGGCAATGA
- a CDS encoding alpha-amylase family glycosyl hydrolase yields the protein MTYRMSLLALALLGACAQPARAQQAEYYGTLEPFASDAVYFVVTDRFVNGDPGNDQRDQGGAHRTFDIPLPAPAGESDNIGYLGGDFKGVVDNAGYIRGLGFGAVWITPIVDNPDEAFTGGKPISWGSNLSDRGKTGYHGYWGVNFYKLDEHLPSPGLDFAGFTKAMHAQRLKVVLDIVGNHGSPAYTMPKRQPMFGQVFDRDGTLVADHQNLPPARLDPAHNPLHAFYNTGGGLAELSDFNERNPAVMEYLVGAYSQWLGQGADAFRIDTIGWMPDSFWHEFVRRIRAQRPGMFMFGEAFDYDARKIAGHTWARNAGVSVLDFPLKQALASVFGHARGGFEQLQAPLYLERGPYANPYELMTFYDNHDMARLDASDTGFIDAHNWLFTARGIPVLYYGSETGFMRGRAEHAGNRNYFGQERVDAAPQSPIFAPLQRIAQLRQRSPALQRGLQLNLRLSGDEAVFYRVYQHAGSTQTALVLLNKSDAPKTLEVNRYLQSGTWRDGFDGSAIEVAGSLRAEVPAHGVRVFLSDAPIVRPDLRARLAWLMSAKDGVAPAQ from the coding sequence ATGACGTATCGGATGTCGCTGCTGGCGCTGGCGCTGCTGGGCGCCTGCGCGCAACCGGCGCGCGCGCAGCAGGCGGAGTACTACGGCACGCTGGAGCCGTTCGCCAGCGACGCGGTGTATTTCGTGGTCACCGACCGCTTCGTCAACGGCGATCCCGGCAACGACCAGCGCGACCAGGGCGGCGCGCACCGCACCTTCGACATTCCGCTGCCGGCGCCGGCGGGCGAGAGCGACAACATCGGCTACCTGGGCGGCGACTTCAAGGGCGTGGTCGACAACGCCGGCTACATCCGCGGCCTGGGTTTCGGCGCGGTGTGGATCACCCCGATCGTCGACAATCCGGACGAGGCGTTCACCGGCGGCAAGCCGATCAGCTGGGGTAGCAACCTGAGCGACCGCGGCAAGACCGGCTACCACGGCTACTGGGGCGTCAACTTCTACAAGCTGGACGAGCACCTGCCCAGCCCGGGCCTGGATTTCGCCGGCTTCACCAAGGCGATGCACGCGCAGCGGCTGAAGGTGGTGCTGGACATCGTCGGCAACCACGGCTCGCCGGCCTACACGATGCCCAAGCGGCAGCCGATGTTCGGCCAGGTGTTCGACCGCGATGGCACGCTCGTCGCCGACCACCAGAACCTGCCCCCGGCCAGGCTCGATCCGGCGCACAACCCGTTGCATGCGTTCTACAACACCGGCGGTGGCCTGGCCGAGCTGTCGGACTTCAACGAGCGCAACCCGGCGGTGATGGAGTACCTGGTCGGCGCCTATTCGCAATGGCTGGGGCAGGGTGCCGACGCGTTCCGCATCGACACCATCGGCTGGATGCCGGACAGTTTCTGGCACGAGTTCGTGCGCCGCATCCGCGCGCAGCGGCCGGGTATGTTTATGTTCGGCGAAGCCTTCGACTACGACGCGCGCAAGATCGCCGGGCACACCTGGGCGCGCAATGCCGGGGTCAGCGTGCTGGACTTCCCGCTGAAGCAGGCGCTGGCGTCGGTATTCGGGCATGCGCGCGGCGGCTTCGAGCAGCTGCAGGCGCCGCTGTACCTGGAGCGCGGCCCGTACGCCAATCCGTACGAACTGATGACCTTCTACGACAACCACGACATGGCGCGGCTCGACGCCAGCGACACCGGTTTCATCGACGCGCACAACTGGCTGTTCACCGCGCGTGGCATCCCGGTGCTCTATTACGGCTCGGAAACCGGCTTCATGCGCGGCCGCGCCGAGCACGCCGGCAACCGCAACTACTTCGGCCAGGAGCGGGTGGATGCTGCGCCGCAGAGCCCGATCTTCGCGCCGCTGCAGCGCATCGCGCAGCTGCGCCAGCGCAGTCCGGCATTGCAGCGCGGGCTGCAGCTCAACCTGCGCCTGTCCGGCGACGAAGCGGTGTTCTATCGCGTGTACCAGCATGCCGGCAGCACCCAGACCGCGCTGGTGCTGCTGAACAAGAGCGACGCGCCGAAGACGCTGGAAGTGAATCGCTACCTGCAGTCCGGCACCTGGCGCGACGGCTTCGACGGCAGCGCGATCGAGGTCGCGGGCAGCTTGCGTGCCGAGGTGCCGGCGCACGGCGTGCGCGTGTTCCTGTCCGATGCCCCGATCGTGCGCCCGGACCTGCGCGCGCGGCTCGCCTGGCTGATGTCGGCCAAGGACGGCGTGGCGCCGGCGCAATAG
- a CDS encoding PepSY-associated TM helix domain-containing protein: MKLHATTLRTFTALHTWMGLVAGFALFVAFYAGAITVFHHDLPRWQSQQVVPVQTLDDAQRLLDATLARHPQAKPMLGMLFPSSEFPKALIYWPDAEGVWQMATLDDLDGGPTLPQAGLATLVNELHYTLGLPVAGVYLMGIVSLLYAVAIVSGVIIHLPKLLKDLFALRPGRNLKQFWLDAHNVVGVLSLPLHLMFAVTGAVLCLSLVLMAALNPLVFDGKLPEAVPVAMDTAPVRSASGAPAPVGTLADWSARAVAEARRQGLHEFEPVYMKLQHAGDRNATVEISGDSPGALGPTGTVALEAASGKVLATQLPGRRDANHATLTSAYALHFGEYGNALVPWLYFLLGIGGAFLFYSGNLLWIESRRKRRQAQQGRAQINMARATVGVCIGLCVAISAAFIAVQVLERAAPDAVDAGMRWTCFGSWALCALWAALRAPAQAARELLWAAAAVTAAIPLAHGLASGWWMWTSAAAGQWPLFWVDGMALAMAAGFAALARATARRARHGEPNSVWADPHPAAA, from the coding sequence ATGAAACTGCACGCCACCACGCTGCGCACCTTCACCGCGCTGCACACCTGGATGGGCCTGGTCGCCGGCTTCGCCCTGTTCGTCGCCTTCTACGCCGGGGCGATCACCGTGTTCCACCACGACCTGCCGCGCTGGCAGTCGCAGCAGGTGGTGCCGGTGCAGACCCTGGACGATGCGCAGCGCCTGCTCGACGCCACGCTGGCGCGGCACCCGCAGGCCAAGCCGATGCTCGGCATGCTGTTCCCCAGCAGCGAATTCCCCAAGGCGCTGATCTACTGGCCCGACGCCGAGGGCGTGTGGCAGATGGCCACGCTGGACGACCTGGACGGCGGCCCGACCCTGCCGCAGGCCGGCCTGGCCACGCTGGTCAACGAACTGCACTACACGCTCGGCTTGCCGGTGGCCGGCGTCTATCTGATGGGCATCGTCAGCCTGCTGTACGCGGTGGCGATCGTGTCCGGGGTGATCATCCACCTGCCCAAGCTGCTCAAGGACCTGTTCGCGCTGCGGCCCGGCCGCAATCTCAAGCAGTTCTGGCTGGACGCGCACAACGTGGTCGGCGTGCTGAGCCTGCCGCTGCACCTGATGTTCGCGGTGACCGGCGCGGTGCTGTGCCTGTCGCTGGTGCTGATGGCGGCGCTCAACCCGCTGGTCTTCGACGGCAAGCTGCCCGAGGCGGTGCCGGTGGCGATGGACACCGCGCCGGTGCGCAGCGCCAGCGGCGCGCCGGCGCCGGTGGGCACGCTGGCCGACTGGAGCGCGCGCGCCGTGGCCGAGGCAAGGCGGCAGGGCCTGCACGAATTCGAGCCGGTGTACATGAAGCTGCAGCATGCCGGCGACCGCAACGCCACGGTGGAGATCAGCGGCGATTCGCCTGGCGCGCTGGGGCCGACCGGCACGGTGGCGCTGGAGGCGGCCAGCGGCAAGGTGCTCGCCACGCAGCTGCCCGGCCGCCGCGACGCCAACCACGCCACGCTGACCTCGGCCTATGCGCTGCACTTCGGCGAGTACGGCAACGCGCTGGTGCCGTGGCTGTACTTCCTGCTCGGCATCGGCGGCGCGTTCCTGTTCTACTCGGGCAACCTGCTGTGGATCGAATCGCGGCGCAAGCGCCGCCAGGCGCAGCAGGGCCGCGCGCAGATCAACATGGCGCGGGCCACGGTCGGCGTGTGCATCGGCCTGTGCGTGGCGATCTCGGCGGCATTCATCGCGGTGCAGGTGCTGGAACGCGCCGCGCCGGACGCGGTGGACGCCGGCATGCGCTGGACCTGCTTCGGCAGCTGGGCGCTGTGCGCGCTGTGGGCGGCGCTGCGCGCGCCGGCGCAGGCCGCGCGCGAACTGCTGTGGGCGGCGGCGGCGGTGACCGCGGCGATCCCGCTGGCGCACGGCCTGGCCAGCGGCTGGTGGATGTGGACCAGCGCCGCGGCCGGGCAATGGCCGTTGTTCTGGGTCGACGGCATGGCCCTGGCGATGGCGGCAGGCTTCGCCGCGCTGGCGCGCGCGACCGCGCGCCGCGCACGGCATGGCGAACCCAACAGCGTGTGGGCCGATCCGCATCCGGCGGCGGCGTGA
- a CDS encoding LacI family DNA-binding transcriptional regulator, producing the protein MKGKATSLDIAYLAGVSQPTVSRALRGSPAVNEQTRRKILAIANELNYKVDKHASSLRLRNAGTLALLFFEDPTTDDSLINPFFHSMLGSITRACARHGYDLLVSFQQLSDNWRADYGDSQKADGLILLGYGDYLQAQQRLQHLVEQGTHFVRWGAVLPGQPGVSIGSDNFQGGHDITAHLLEQGCRRIAFLGDASNHYPEFLERYRGHAQALRAAGSDIAPGLQVDAITTEQSGYEAALALLRRGERFDAVFAASDLIAIGALKALREHGLRVPEDVALAGFDDIPVAACVAPALSTVQQDTKLAGAVLVDTLLAQIAGQPVASRTLPVTLALRGSSQRG; encoded by the coding sequence ATCAAAGGCAAGGCCACATCGCTCGATATCGCCTATCTGGCAGGCGTGTCGCAACCCACCGTGTCGCGCGCCCTGCGCGGCAGCCCGGCGGTCAACGAGCAGACCCGGCGCAAGATCCTGGCGATCGCCAACGAGCTGAACTACAAGGTCGACAAGCACGCCTCCAGCCTGCGCCTGCGCAATGCCGGCACGCTGGCGCTGCTGTTCTTCGAGGACCCGACCACCGACGATTCGCTGATCAACCCGTTCTTCCACTCGATGCTGGGTTCGATCACCCGCGCCTGCGCGCGCCACGGCTACGACCTGCTGGTGTCGTTCCAGCAGCTGTCGGACAACTGGCGGGCCGACTACGGCGACAGCCAGAAGGCCGACGGCCTGATCCTGCTCGGCTACGGCGACTACCTGCAGGCGCAGCAGCGGCTGCAGCACCTGGTCGAGCAAGGCACCCACTTCGTGCGCTGGGGCGCGGTGCTGCCCGGGCAGCCGGGGGTGTCGATCGGCAGCGACAACTTCCAGGGCGGCCACGACATCACCGCGCACCTGCTGGAGCAGGGCTGCCGGCGCATCGCCTTCCTCGGCGACGCCTCGAACCACTATCCCGAATTCCTCGAGCGCTACCGCGGCCATGCGCAGGCGCTGCGCGCGGCCGGGTCGGACATCGCTCCCGGGTTGCAGGTGGACGCGATCACCACCGAGCAGTCCGGCTACGAGGCGGCGCTGGCGCTGCTGCGCCGGGGCGAACGTTTCGACGCGGTGTTCGCCGCCAGCGACCTGATCGCGATCGGCGCGCTGAAGGCGCTGCGCGAACACGGTCTGCGCGTGCCCGAAGACGTGGCCCTGGCCGGGTTCGACGACATCCCGGTCGCCGCCTGCGTGGCGCCGGCGCTGTCGACCGTGCAGCAGGACACCAAGCTGGCCGGCGCGGTGCTGGTGGACACCCTGCTGGCGCAGATCGCCGGGCAGCCGGTCGCCAGCCGCACCCTGCCGGTGACCCTGGCCCTGCGCGGCTCCTCGCAGCGCGGCTAA
- the thrS gene encoding threonine--tRNA ligase, with the protein MITITLPDGSRREFEHPVSPMDVAQSIGPGLAKATIAGQVDGRLVDASDLIDHDASLRLITAKDAEGVEIIRHSCAHLVGHAVKQLYPEVKMVIGPVIAEGFYYDIYSERPFTPEDMAAIEKRMQELIAQDYDVVKKVTPRAEVIELFRQRGEDYKLRLIEDMPDDVTAMGLYYHQEYVDMCRGPHVPNTRFLKAFKLTRISGAYWRGDAKNEQLQRIYGTAWADKKQLDAYILRMEEADKRDHRKIGKQQGLFHLQEEGPGLVFWHPKGWSIWQVVEQYMRKVYRDSGYGEVRCPQILDVSLWQKSGHWDNYQDNMFFTESEKRTYAVKPMNCPGHVQVFNQGLHSYRDLPIRYGEFGACHRNEPSGALHGILRVRGFTQDDGHIFCTEQQIEAEVTAFHRQALKVYADFGFDDIQIKIALRPEKRLGDDATWDKAEAALRAALGACGVEWQELPGEGAFYGPKIEYHLKDAIGRTWQLGTMQVDFMMPGRLGAEYVDENSHKQHPVMLHRAIVGSMERFIGILIEHHAGAFPAWLSPVQAMVMNITDAQADYVDSVRKLLANQGFRIEADLRNEKIGYKIREHTLQRVPYLLVAGDREKENGAIAVRTRSGEDLGTMSVAAFAERLLAEQLA; encoded by the coding sequence ATGATCACGATCACGCTCCCCGACGGCAGCCGCCGCGAATTCGAACACCCCGTCAGCCCCATGGACGTGGCCCAGTCCATCGGCCCGGGCCTGGCCAAGGCGACCATCGCCGGCCAGGTCGACGGCCGCCTGGTCGATGCCAGCGACCTCATCGACCACGACGCCAGCCTGCGCCTCATCACCGCCAAGGACGCCGAGGGCGTGGAGATCATCCGCCACTCCTGCGCGCACCTGGTCGGGCACGCGGTCAAGCAGCTGTATCCCGAGGTCAAGATGGTGATCGGCCCGGTCATCGCCGAAGGCTTCTACTACGACATCTACAGCGAGCGCCCGTTCACCCCCGAGGACATGGCGGCGATCGAAAAGCGCATGCAGGAGCTGATCGCGCAGGACTACGACGTGGTCAAGAAGGTCACCCCGCGCGCCGAGGTGATCGAGCTGTTCCGCCAGCGCGGCGAGGACTACAAGCTGCGCCTGATCGAGGACATGCCCGACGACGTCACCGCGATGGGCCTGTACTACCACCAGGAATACGTGGACATGTGCCGCGGCCCGCACGTGCCCAACACGCGCTTCCTCAAGGCGTTCAAGCTGACCCGCATCTCCGGCGCCTACTGGCGCGGTGACGCCAAGAACGAGCAGCTGCAGCGCATCTACGGCACCGCCTGGGCCGACAAGAAGCAGCTGGACGCCTACATCCTGCGCATGGAGGAAGCCGACAAGCGCGACCACCGCAAGATCGGCAAGCAGCAGGGCCTGTTCCACCTGCAGGAGGAAGGCCCGGGCCTAGTGTTCTGGCATCCCAAGGGCTGGTCGATCTGGCAGGTGGTCGAGCAGTACATGCGCAAGGTGTACCGCGACAGCGGCTACGGCGAGGTGCGCTGCCCGCAGATCCTGGACGTGTCGCTGTGGCAGAAGTCCGGCCACTGGGACAACTACCAGGACAACATGTTCTTCACCGAATCGGAGAAGCGCACCTACGCGGTCAAGCCGATGAACTGCCCCGGCCACGTGCAGGTGTTCAACCAGGGCCTGCATAGCTACCGCGACCTGCCGATCCGCTACGGCGAGTTCGGCGCCTGCCACCGCAACGAGCCGTCCGGCGCGCTGCACGGCATCCTGCGCGTGCGCGGCTTCACCCAGGACGACGGCCACATCTTCTGCACCGAGCAGCAGATCGAGGCCGAGGTCACCGCGTTCCACCGCCAGGCGCTGAAGGTGTACGCCGACTTCGGCTTCGACGACATCCAGATCAAGATCGCGCTGCGCCCGGAAAAGCGCCTGGGCGACGATGCCACCTGGGACAAGGCCGAGGCCGCGCTGCGCGCCGCGCTCGGCGCCTGCGGCGTGGAGTGGCAGGAGCTGCCGGGCGAGGGCGCGTTCTACGGGCCGAAGATCGAGTACCACCTGAAGGACGCGATCGGCCGCACCTGGCAGTTGGGCACGATGCAGGTGGACTTCATGATGCCCGGCCGCCTCGGCGCCGAGTACGTGGACGAGAACAGCCACAAGCAGCACCCGGTCATGCTGCACCGGGCCATCGTCGGCTCGATGGAGCGGTTCATCGGCATCCTGATCGAGCATCACGCCGGCGCCTTCCCGGCCTGGCTGTCGCCGGTGCAGGCGATGGTGATGAACATCACCGATGCCCAGGCCGACTACGTAGACAGCGTGCGGAAACTCCTTGCAAATCAAGGCTTCCGCATCGAGGCCGATTTGCGGAACGAAAAAATCGGCTATAAGATTCGCGAACACACGCTGCAGCGGGTGCCGTACCTGCTGGTGGCGGGCGACCGCGAGAAGGAAAACGGCGCCATTGCAGTGCGCACGCGATCGGGGGAGGATCTGGGGACCATGTCGGTTGCCGCCTTCGCCGAACGGCTGCTCGCCGAGCAGCTGGCGTAA
- the infC gene encoding translation initiation factor IF-3, translated as MSTPDNKQNRKNQEIRVPRVRVIGADGEMVGVLTRDEALALAEEDGLDLVEIQPQADPPVCKIMDFGKFKFEQQKKANEAKKKTKQVEIKEIKFRPVTDEGDYQIKLRNMRRFLEEGDKVKVNIRFRGREMSHQELGREMASRIEADLGEDIVIESRPRLEGRQMVMMIAPKKR; from the coding sequence ATCAGTACCCCTGACAACAAACAGAACCGCAAGAACCAAGAGATCCGCGTCCCGCGGGTCCGCGTGATCGGCGCGGACGGCGAGATGGTCGGCGTGTTGACCCGCGACGAAGCGCTGGCGCTGGCCGAAGAGGATGGGCTCGACCTGGTCGAGATCCAGCCGCAGGCCGATCCGCCGGTCTGCAAGATCATGGACTTCGGCAAGTTCAAGTTCGAGCAGCAGAAGAAGGCCAACGAAGCCAAGAAGAAGACCAAGCAGGTCGAGATCAAGGAAATCAAGTTCCGTCCGGTCACGGACGAGGGCGATTACCAGATCAAGCTGCGCAACATGCGCCGCTTCCTCGAAGAGGGCGACAAGGTCAAGGTCAACATCCGCTTCCGTGGCCGCGAGATGAGCCACCAGGAACTCGGGCGCGAAATGGCGTCGCGGATCGAGGCCGACCTCGGCGAGGACATCGTCATCGAATCGCGCCCGCGCCTGGAAGGCCGGCAGATGGTGATGATGATCGCGCCGAAGAAGCGCTGA
- the rpmI gene encoding 50S ribosomal protein L35, whose translation MPKIKTNRAAAKRFRKTASGKYKCGHANRSHILTKKATKRKRNLRQTNHVRAEDAGRLDRMLPYL comes from the coding sequence ATGCCCAAGATCAAGACCAACCGGGCGGCGGCCAAGCGTTTCCGCAAGACCGCCTCCGGCAAGTACAAGTGCGGCCACGCCAACCGTAGCCATATCCTCACCAAGAAAGCGACCAAGCGGAAGCGCAACCTGCGGCAGACGAACCACGTTCGTGCCGAGGACGCTGGCCGTCTTGACCGTATGCTGCCTTACCTCTGA
- the rplT gene encoding 50S ribosomal protein L20, which yields MARVKRGVQARRRHKKVLNLAKGYYNARRKVFRVAKQAVIKAQQYAYIGRKQKKRNFRSLWITRINAAARINGLSYSRFMNGLLKAGITLDRKVLADIAVHDAQGFAALAEKAKGALAA from the coding sequence ATGGCTCGAGTAAAACGTGGCGTCCAGGCACGCCGTCGTCACAAGAAAGTTCTGAACCTGGCCAAGGGCTACTACAACGCCCGCCGCAAGGTCTTCCGCGTCGCCAAGCAGGCGGTGATCAAGGCGCAGCAGTACGCCTACATCGGCCGCAAGCAGAAGAAGCGCAATTTCCGTTCGCTGTGGATCACCCGCATCAATGCGGCGGCCCGCATCAACGGCCTGAGCTACAGCCGTTTCATGAACGGCCTGCTCAAGGCCGGCATCACCCTGGACCGCAAGGTGCTGGCGGACATCGCCGTGCACGACGCGCAGGGCTTTGCCGCCTTGGCGGAGAAGGCAAAGGGCGCGCTGGCGGCATAA
- the pheS gene encoding phenylalanine--tRNA ligase subunit alpha produces MSEIQSLSGQALADIAAADSPEALEQLRVALLGKSGSITAQLKQLGALPPDQRKLAGEAINQARDAVSAALAERRALLEGAALDARLAAERIDVTLPGRRGERGGLHPVTRTLERITEIFARLGYELSDGPEIEDDWHNFEALNFPPHHPARAMHDTFYFGDGRLLRTHTSGVQVRYMAEHAPPLRMIAAGKVYRSDSDQTHSPMFHQVEGLLVDEHSTFADLKGTLSEFVRAFFERDFQMRFRPSYFPFVEPGAEVDIAWQQPDGSTRWLEVLGCGMVHPNVLRSVGIDPERYTGFAFGMGVERFAMLRYGVNDLRAFFENDVRFLRQFA; encoded by the coding sequence ATGAGTGAGATCCAATCCCTGAGCGGGCAGGCGCTGGCCGACATCGCCGCGGCGGACAGTCCCGAAGCGCTGGAGCAGCTGCGGGTCGCGCTGCTGGGCAAGAGCGGCAGCATCACCGCACAGCTCAAGCAGCTGGGCGCGTTGCCGCCCGACCAGCGCAAGCTGGCCGGCGAGGCGATCAACCAGGCGCGCGATGCGGTCTCCGCGGCGCTGGCCGAGCGCCGCGCGCTGCTGGAAGGCGCGGCGCTGGACGCGCGCCTGGCCGCCGAGCGCATCGACGTGACCCTGCCGGGCCGGCGCGGCGAGCGCGGCGGGCTGCACCCGGTCACGCGCACCCTGGAGCGCATCACCGAGATCTTCGCGCGGCTGGGCTACGAACTGTCCGACGGCCCGGAGATCGAGGACGACTGGCACAACTTCGAGGCGTTGAACTTCCCGCCGCACCATCCGGCGCGGGCGATGCACGACACCTTCTACTTCGGCGACGGCCGCCTGCTGCGCACGCACACCTCCGGCGTGCAGGTGCGCTACATGGCCGAGCATGCGCCACCGCTGCGCATGATCGCCGCCGGCAAGGTCTACCGCAGCGACAGCGACCAGACCCATTCGCCGATGTTCCACCAGGTCGAAGGCCTGCTGGTCGACGAGCACTCCACCTTCGCCGATCTCAAGGGCACCCTGTCCGAGTTCGTGCGCGCGTTCTTCGAGCGCGATTTCCAGATGCGCTTCCGTCCCAGCTATTTCCCGTTCGTCGAACCCGGCGCGGAAGTGGACATCGCCTGGCAGCAGCCCGACGGCAGCACCCGCTGGCTGGAAGTGCTCGGCTGCGGCATGGTCCATCCGAACGTGCTGCGCAGCGTCGGCATCGATCCGGAGCGCTACACCGGCTTCGCCTTCGGCATGGGCGTGGAGCGCTTCGCGATGCTGCGCTACGGCGTCAACGACCTGCGCGCGTTCTTCGAGAACGATGTGCGGTTCCTCAGGCAGTTCGCCTGA